In Neoarius graeffei isolate fNeoGra1 chromosome 15, fNeoGra1.pri, whole genome shotgun sequence, a single genomic region encodes these proteins:
- the plekho2 gene encoding muscle M-line assembly protein unc-89 yields MGDDVKDEPAKPKETTFTGKAGWLKKSSGKFLSSYKDRYVQLDKTEFAVYENEDLKNCMERLDLENYDKCHELRSPFKKKYRLILIRAPKSASKVCDVKLQAQNQEEKEAWIKALSDGINRAKNKIFDEVKVDESLSLDHVTRTRPKGNRSRRPPTRIHMKEAASISDGILRLDLDTADNMPNGAHFLVDDADGKAKVDLAKSFEDIPEEAADEDTAPQKKVLKPPMPPSKENKPSESQDSEDKHEELAPQKKILMPPMPPSKEQKPSENTEEEKGSEEETVVKPPMPPSKENKPSESQDSEDKHEELAPQKKILMPPMPPSKEQKPSENTEEEKGSEEETVVKPPMPPSKENKPSESQDSEDKHEELAPQKKILMPPMPPSKEQKPSENTEEEKGSKKETVVKPPMPPSKENKPILSPSGDASEDTASENSESEAATTPGKSSPVQGETDGPETVHPPSPPSKDMKPKQALDLSDEEFLSEVDEGFPSKENEEAEAESGKTEDKPFTLSNKVPKPQGVMWDTSSSAVEKNSVDQTANVSAESVANMITHEPAKPASELKLTPYSTPEAVKKSVPPPAPPKKKPLKPPVKMENQVVQDDCVVSTNASFPETVSSSVEKGSEITPSDETKLTTEEPKEEIVILSLSNSGASEDLDDVSGVEVKSIDSGQLSAEDSESSEQVTPSTDKLQSSLEVLDDVTSEEELETPDSSVQKMEDPLSAILTVQLETTMDDSSPVTGENTHTLQISSPASSLNSSLKKRSASTGDLLEEVKGLQRKVSIELEETGELLGKIAPRGSPEAGQDSEAVTDPEILLATAMEKLRKADQFLREAKNFKEQENKSNRTSW; encoded by the exons ATGGGAGAT GATGTTAAAGATGAGCCAGCCAAGCCCAAAGAAACAACGTTCACAGGCAAAGCAGGCTGGTTGAAGAAATCCTCGGGGAAGTTCCTGAGCAGCTACAAGGACCGCTACGTCCAGCTGGACAAAACTGAGTTCGCAGTGTATGAGAATGAG GACTTAAAGAACTGCATGGAACGTCTGGACTTGGAAAACTATGACAAATGCCACGAGTTACGCAGCCCTTTCAAGAAGAAATACAGGCTGATACTGATACGAGCACCCAAGAGTGCTAGTAAG GTCTGTGATGTCAAACTGCAGGCTCAAAATCAGGAAGAAAAAGAAGCTTGGATCAAGGCACTCAGTGATGGCATTAACAGGGCAAAGAATAAAATCTTTGATGAG GTGAAAGTAGATGAAAGTTTATCTTTAGATCATGTCACACGTACTCGTCCAAAAGGAAACCGTAGTAGAAGACCACCAACCAGGATACACATGAAGGAG GCTGCAAGCATTTCAGATGGAATCTTGAGACTGGACCTTGACACTGCTGACAATATGCCCAATGGTGCCCACTTCTTAGTGGATGATGCTGATGGAAAAGCCAAAGTGGATCTGGCTAAATCTTTTGAAGATATTCCAGAGGAAGCTGCAGATGAAGATACGGCGCCTCAGAAGAAAGTCCTGAAGCCTCCAATGCCTCCATCAAAGGAGAACAAACCCAGTGAAAGCCAGGACAGTGAGGACAAACATGAAGAACTTGCCCCACAGAAGAAGATTCTCATGCCACCGATGCCACCATCAAAGGAGCAGAAACCATCTGAAAATACAGAGGAGGAAAAGGGAAGTGAGGAGGAGACAGTTGTGAAGCCACCGATGCCTCCTTCAAAGGAGAATAAACCCAGTGAAAGCCAGGACAGTGAGGACAAACATGAAGAACTTGCCCCACAGAAGAAGATTCTCATGCCACCGATGCCACCATCAAAGGAGCAGAAACCATCTGAAAATACAGAGGAGGAAAAGGGAAGTGAGGAGGAGACAGTTGTGAAGCCACCGATGCCTCCTTCAAAGGAGAATAAACCCAGTGAAAGCCAGGACAGTGAGGACAAACATGAAGAACTTGCCCCACAGAAGAAGATTCTCATGCCACCGATGCCACCATCAAAGGAGCAGAAACCATCTGAAAATACAGAGGAGGAAAAGGGAAGCAAGAAGGAGACAGTTGTGAAGCCACCGATGCCTCCTTCAAAGGAGAATAAACCCATATTAAGTCCCAGTGGGGATGCCAGTGAAGATACTGCCTCAGAGAATAGTGAGTCCGAAGCAGCAACCACACCTGGCAAATCCAGTCCAGTTCAAGGTGAGACAGATGGTCCTGAAACCGTCCATCCTCCCAgtccaccatccaaagacatgaaACCCAAGCAGGCACTCGACTTAAGTGATGAAGAATTTCTTTCAGAAGTTGATGAAGGTTTTCCCAGTAAAGAAAATGAGGAAGCTGAGGCAGAATCAGGTAAGACAGAagacaaaccattcacactctcaaatAAGGTCCCAAAGCCCCAAGGAGTGATGTGGGATACATCTTCTTCAGCAGTGGAGAAAAATTCTGTGGACCAAACTGCTAACGTATCTGCTGAAAGTGTAGCAAATATGATAACTCATGAACCTGCAAAACCTGCCAGTGAACTTAAATTAACTCCATATTCAACTCCAGAGGCTGTTAAAAAGAGCGTGCCCCCCCCTGCTCCACCAAAAAAGAAACCTCTTAAACCACCTGTCAAAATGGAGAACCAAGTTGTCCAGGATGACTGTGTGGTCTCAACTAATGCTTCATTTCCTGAGACTGTTTCATCCTCAGTTGAAAAAGGCTCTGAAATCACACCATCAGATGAAACAAAACTTACCACTGAAGAACCAAAAGAAGAGATTGTTATCCTGAGTCTCAGTAATTCAGGAGCAAGTGAGGACCTGGATGATGTATCTGGAGTGGAAGTAAAGTCTATAGACAGCGGCCAACTCTCTGCTGAAGACTCTGAAAGTAGTGAGCAAGTTACACCATCCACAGATAAGCTGCAAAGTAGTCTGGAAGTCTTAGATGATGTGACCAGCGAAGAGGAACTGGAGACACCGGACAGCAGCGTCCAGAAAATGGAGGATCCACTTTCAGCCATCCTAACTGTTCAGCTTGAAACCACCATGGATGACTCCAGCCCAGTTACTGGAGAAAATACGCATACCCTTCAGATCTCCAGTCCTGCCTCATCACTGAACTCCTCCTTGAAGAAACGGTCTGCATCCACGGGAGACCTTCTTGAGGAGGTGAAGGGCTTGCAACGTAAAGTGTCGATAGAGCTTGAGGAGACAGGAGAGCTGCTGGGTAAAATAGCACCCAGAGGGTCCCCTGAAGCTGGACAAGACAGTGAGGCGGTAACAGACCCAGAGATCCTTCTTGCTACAGCCATGGAGAAACTCAGGAAAGCTGACCAGTTCTTGAGAGAAGCCAAGAATTTTAAAGAGCAGGAGAACAAGAGCAATAGAACAAGCTGGTAA